The Triticum aestivum cultivar Chinese Spring chromosome 3A, IWGSC CS RefSeq v2.1, whole genome shotgun sequence genome includes a region encoding these proteins:
- the LOC123061617 gene encoding protein trichome birefringence-like 38 produces the protein MAPERPRHKLRLFLLAALACSLRAGAAAANTSTSTLAIRHKPASKPRHGSTRQHRPGPRGSHAGSGMASCNMFQGSWVYDEAMPMYDAAGCPFVEPEFDCQKYGRPDKLYLKYRWRPASCELPRFDGRDLLSRWKGKKVLFVGDSISLNQWESLVCMLHAAAPASRTSYSRGNPVSTVTFQDYGLSVAYYRSTYLVDIVDESIGRVLKLDSISGDAWLGADMLVFNTWHWWTHTGKDQPWDYVQDGAHVMKDMDRLTAFSKGMSTWARWVDSNVDTSKTKVYFQGISPTHFNGAQWGESSSSCAHQTQPIAGSTYPGGPLPAQGAVRNALNGMSKPVFLLDITLLSQLRRDAHPSAYSGGHPGNDCSHWCLAGLPDTWNQILYASLLA, from the exons ATGGCCCCCGAGCGGCCGCGGCACAAGCTacgcctcttcctcctcgccgcccTCGCGTGCTCGCTGCGCGCAGGCGCCGCCGCGGCGAACACGTCCACGTCCACCCTGGCCATCCGGCACAAGCCGGCGTCGAAGCCGAGGCACGGCAGCACGAGGCAGCACCGGCCGGGTCCGCGGGGGAGCCACGCCGGCAGCGGCATGGCGTCGTGCAACATGTTCCAGGGCAGCTGGGTGTACGACGAGGCGATGCCCATGTACGACGCGGCGGGCTGCCCCTTCGTGGAGCCGGAGTTCGACTGCCAGAAGTACGGCCGCCCCGACAAGCTCTACCTCAAGTACCGGTGGCGCCCCGCCTCCTGCGAGCTCCCGAG GTTCGACGGGCGGGACTTGCTGAGCAGATGGAAGGGGAAGAAGGTACTGTTCGTGGGGGACTCCATCAGCCTGAACCAATGGGAGTCGCTGGTGTGCATGCTGCACGCGGCCGCGCCGGCCTCCAGGACCAGCTACAGCAGGGGCAACCCCGTCTCCACCGTCACGTTCCAG GACTACGGGCTGTCGGTGGCGTACTACCGGAGCACCTACCTGGTGGACATCGTCGACGAGTCCATCGGCCGGGTGCTGAAGCTCGACTCCATCTCCGGCGACGCGTGGCTCGGCGCCGACATGCTCGTCTTCAACACTTGGCACTGGTGGACCCACACCGGCAAGGACCAACC ATGGGACTATGTGCAAGACGGGGCTCACGTCATGAAAGACATGGACCGGCTCACGGCCTTCTCCAAGGGGATGTCCACATGGGCCAGATGGGTGGACTCGAACGTGGACACCTCCAAGACCAAGGTCTACTTCCAGGGCATCTCTCCGACACACTTCAA TGGAGCTCAGTGGGGGGAGAGCTCCAGCAGCTGCGCACACCAGACGCAGCCGATCGCGGGGTCGACGTACCCGGGCGGGCCGCTTCCGGCGCAGGGCGCGGTGCGGAACGCGTTGAACGGCATGTCGAAGCCGGTGTTCCTGCTGGACATCACGCTGCTGTCGCAGCTGAGGAGGGACGCGCACCCGTCGGCATACAGCGGCGGCCACCCGGGCAACGACTGCAGCCACTGGTGCCTTGCCGGCCTACCCGACACCTGGAACCAGATCCTCTACGCCTCGCTCCTTGCATAG